The following nucleotide sequence is from Achromobacter spanius.
GCAGTGGAAGAAGGCGTTGTGGCTGGCGGCGGTGTTGCACTGCTGCGCGCCAAGCAAGCCATTGCTGAACTGAAGGGCGACACGCCTGACCAGAACGCCGGTATCAAGCTGATCCTGCGTGCTGTGGAAGAGCCGCTGCGCACCATCGTCACGAACGCCGGCGAAGAAGCCAGCGTCGTGGTCAGCAACGTGCTGAACGGCAAGGGCAACTACGGCTACAACGCCGCAACTGGCGAGTACACCGACCTGGTTGAGCAAGGCGTTCTGGATCCCACCAAGGTGACCCGTACCGCCCTGCAAAACGCTGCCTCGGTTGCCAGCCTGCTGCTGACGGCTGAAGCCGCCGTGGTCGAACTGGCCGAAGACAAGCCCGCTGCTCCGGCCATGCCGGGTGGCATGGGCGGCATGGGCGGCATGGACTTCTAAGTCCCGCTTTCCTTGCACGGCCTCCCCGGCGTCAAAGCCGGGGAATGCAGTATCTGAAAAACCCTCGGACCTTCGCCCCGGGGGTTTTTCTTTTTTGTCGGCCGCCAACGTGCACAGCGTGGCGGCCGCAGTGTTTTGCCTGTTGTGACCAGGGAGCGTCTACCCGCCCCCGCGCGCACACGTTTGCGCACAAACTCACGGTTTCCCCAGGGCACATGCGTCCCTACAATGAAGGCTTCTTCGCCTCACGCCGCCCAGCCCATGCGCCTTCCCCAAAGCCTGCGAGCCCTGCGTCCGTCCGAGATCGGCGGGCTGTTAATGGATTCCGCCAACCAGTGGTCGGCCCATCGCGCGTCCAGCAAGGGCGCCGCGCTGGCGCTTTACATGGTGTTTTCACTGGCGCCGATGCTGATCCTGGTGATCGCGGTGGCGGGCGCGTTCTATGGCGAAGACGCGGTGCGTTCCGAACTGTTCCTGCAAATGCGCGACTTGACCGGAGAGCGCGGCGCGGAAGTGATTCAGACGGTATTGGCCAGCGCCCATGAATCGGGCGGCGGGTGGATTGCCGCGCTGATTTCGATTTTTGTGTTGATCTTCAGCGCCACCACGGCGTTTGCCGAACTGAAAGCCAGCCTGGACGATTTGTGGGACGTCTCCGCCAACCAGAAAGGCGGCATCCATGGCATGGTGCGCAGCCGCATGCTGTCGTTTGGTCTGGTGCTGGTGCTGGCGCTGTTCCTGCTGGTGTCGCTGACCGTGAATGCGGTGCTGGGCGCCGCAAGAAAATTGTATGGCGACCTGTGGATGGCCTCCACCTTCGCGACAGTGCTGGACTGGGTGTCGACGCTGTTTTCTTTTTCGGTGGTGGTGGCGCTGTTTGCCGTGATCTTCAAGCTGCTGCCCAGCGCCAAGATTTCCTGGCCGGACGTGATACCCGGCGCCATCGTGACGGCCGCGCTGTTCCTGGTGGGCAAGTGGGGCATCGGCCTGTATTTGAGCCGGGGCGCGGCGGTATCGGCCTATGGCGCGGCGGGCTCGCTGATTGCCCTGCTGCTGTGGATCTACTATTCCGCGCAGATCTTTTTCTTTGGCGCGGTGTTCACGCGGCAGTTCGCGCTGCGATTCGGCGATGCCGCAAAGCCTGGCGAGTCGGACCCGGCCCCAGCAGCACCCCCACAAGCCTAGGCCGCTCTAGATACAATCGCGTCTACCGCGAGTTCTTCGACGCTGATGGCCCCGCCCGCGCACCCGCAGCGGTGCATCCGTTGCCGCACCCGCACTTGCTGATTCGAACCAAGGCGGGCGCCACCAAGCATGTCGAACTTCCGCATCACGCCCAACGCGCTCAGCCACAAGCTGAAGCTGCATCAATTGCAGATTTTTGAACGCGTGCTGGCGCGCCGGTCGCTGTCGCGCGCGGCCAGTGAACTGCACCTGACCCAACCCACCGTTACCAAGGCCATCCATGACCTGGAGGCCTTCTTCGGCGCGACCTTGTTCGAACGGTCGAACCGAGGCGTCACGCCCACCGAGCTAGCTTTAGTGTTGGGGCACCGCGTTCACGCCATGTTGGCCGAAGTGCGCTACATGG
It contains:
- a CDS encoding YihY/virulence factor BrkB family protein, with the translated sequence MRLPQSLRALRPSEIGGLLMDSANQWSAHRASSKGAALALYMVFSLAPMLILVIAVAGAFYGEDAVRSELFLQMRDLTGERGAEVIQTVLASAHESGGGWIAALISIFVLIFSATTAFAELKASLDDLWDVSANQKGGIHGMVRSRMLSFGLVLVLALFLLVSLTVNAVLGAARKLYGDLWMASTFATVLDWVSTLFSFSVVVALFAVIFKLLPSAKISWPDVIPGAIVTAALFLVGKWGIGLYLSRGAAVSAYGAAGSLIALLLWIYYSAQIFFFGAVFTRQFALRFGDAAKPGESDPAPAAPPQA